A genomic region of Zalophus californianus isolate mZalCal1 chromosome 1, mZalCal1.pri.v2, whole genome shotgun sequence contains the following coding sequences:
- the LOC113917535 gene encoding non-histone chromosomal protein HMG-14-like, producing MPKRKVGSCEGAAKEEPKRRLLRLSAKPAPAKVEMKPKAAGEDKSSDKKVQTKGKGGEKGRQAEVANQETKEDLPAENRETKNEESPASDEAGEKEAV from the coding sequence atGCCCAAGAGGAAGGTTGGCTCCTGCGAGGGGGCAGCAAAAGAGGAGCCCAAGAGGAGGTTACTGAGGTTGTCAGCTAAACCTGCTCCTGCAAAAGTGGAAATGAAGCCAAAAGCAGCAGGAGAGGATAAATCTTCAGACAAAAAAGTGCAAAcaaaggggaaagggggagaaaagggaagacaGGCTGAAGTGGCTAACCAAGAAACGAAAGAAGACTTACCTGCCGAAaacagagaaactaaaaatgaggAGAGTCCAGCCTCTGatgaagcaggagagaaagaagctgTCTGA